One genomic region from Nilaparvata lugens isolate BPH chromosome 3, ASM1435652v1, whole genome shotgun sequence encodes:
- the LOC111047423 gene encoding synaptobrevin homolog YKT6-like, translated as MTVEKSVGQYLLGFISFPEYTCHVYVRADNLAGVLISDHEYPHRVAHTLITKVLDEFASKVPSSEWPSAVEANINFPNLPAYLTRYQNPHEADAMTKIQDELDETKIILHNTIEAVLQRGEKLDDLVSKSEGLSLQSKAFYKTARKTNSCCSYVG; from the exons ATGACTGTGGAAAAGAGTGTCGGCCAA TATTTACTCGGTTTTATTTCTTTTCCAGAATACACATGCCACGTCTATGTAAGAGCAGATAACTTGGCTGGTGTCCTAATATCAGATCATGAATATCCACACAGAGTTGCACATACGTTAATTACAAAA gTATTAGACGAATTTGCTAGTAAAGTTCCGTCGAGTGAATGGCCGAGTGCAGTTGAAGcaaatataaattttccaaatttgcCAGCGTATCTAACCAGATACCAGAATCCCCACGAAGCTGATGCCATGACCAAGATACAGGATGAGCTGGATGAAACCAAAATCATTCTG cACAATACGATAGAGGCGGTACTCCAACGCGGAGAGAAACTGGACGATCTCGTATCGAAGTCTGAAGGCCTGAGCTTGCAATCTAAAGCATTCTACAAGACAGCGCGGAAAACCAACTCCTGTTGCAGTTATGTGGGTTGA